A single Macaca mulatta isolate MMU2019108-1 chromosome 11, T2T-MMU8v2.0, whole genome shotgun sequence DNA region contains:
- the ESPL1 gene encoding separin isoform X2 translates to MRNFKGVNFGTLLSSQKEAEELLPDLKEFLSNPPAGFPSSRSDAERRQACDAILRACNQQLTAKLACPRHLGSLLELAELACDGYLVSTPQRPPLYLERILFVLLRNAAAQGSPEATLRLAQPLHACLVQCCRQAAPQDYEAVARGSFSLLWKGAEALLERRAAFTARLKALSFLVLLEDESTPCEVPHFASPTACRVVAAHQLFDASGIGLNEADADFLDDLLSRHVIRALVGERGSSSGLLSPQRALCLLELTLEHCRRLCWSCHHDKAISAVAKAHSYLRNTNLAPGLQLCQLGVKLLQAGEEGPQAVAKLLIKASAVLSKSMEAPSPPLRALYESCQFFLSGLERGTKRRYRLDAILSLFAFLGGYCSLLQQLRDDGVCGGSSKQQQSFLQMYFQGLHLYTVVVYDFAQGCQIVDLTDLAQLVESCKSTVVWMLEALEGLSGQELTDYIGMTASYTSNLAYSFYSHKLYAEACAISEPLCQHLGLVKPGTYPEVPPEKLHRCFRLQVESLKKLGKQAQGCKMVTLWLAALQPCSPEHMAEPVTFWVRVKMDASRAGDKELQLKTLRDSLSGWDRETLAFLLREELQAYKSVRADTGQERFNIICDLLELSPEETPAGAWARATHLVELAQVLCYHDFAQQTNCSALDAVREALQLLESVRPEAQARDQLLDDKAQALLWLYICTLEAKMQEGIERDRRAQAPGNLEEFEVNDLNYEDKLQEDRLLYSNIAFNLAADAAQSKCLDQALALWKKLLTKGQAPAVRCLQQTAASLQILAALYQLVAKPMQALEVLLLLRIVSERLKDHSKAAGSSCHITQLLLTLGCPSYAQLYLEEAASSLKHLDQTTDTYLLLSLTCDLLRSQLYWTHQKVTEGVSLLLSVLQDPALQKSSKAWYLLRVQALQLVAAYLSLPSDSLSHSLWEQLCAQGWQTPEIALIDSHKLLRSIILLLMGSDILSTQKAAVETSFLDYGENLVQKWQVLSEVLSCSEKLVCHLGRLGSVSEAKAFCLEALKLTTKLQIPRQCALFLVLKGELELARNDIDLCQSDLQQVLFLLESCTEFGGVTQHLDSVKKVHLQKGKQQAQVPCPPQLPEEELFLRGPALELVATVAKEPGPIAPSTNSSPDLKTKPQPIPNFLSHSPTCDCSLCASPVLTAVCLRWVLVTAGVRLAMGHQAQGLDLLQVVLKGCPEATERLTQALQASLNHKTPPSLVPSLLDEILAQAYILLALEGLRQPSNKTLQKVLESGLKFVAARIPHLEPWRASLLLIWALTKLADLSCCTTELFASSWGWWPPLIKSVPGSEPSKTQSQKRSGRGRQQVASAPLRLNNTSQKGLEGRGPPCTPRPPGRIRQAGPHVPFTVFEEVCPTKSTPEVPQAPRVQQRAQTRLKVNFNEDSDLEDPVSAEAWLAEEPKRRGTASRGQGRARNVLSLKTDAVVAPGSAPGNPGLSGRSRRAKKVASRHCEEQHPQRASDQARPGPEIMRTIPEEELNDNWREMSFEILRASDGEDSASGRKAPAPDPEAASGEWELLRLDSSKKELPSPCPDKESDKDLGPQLRLPSAPIATGLSTLDSICDSLSVAFRGISHCPPSGLYAHLCRFLALCLGHRDPYATAFLVTESVSITCRHQLLTHLHRQLSKAQKYRGSLEIADQLQGLSLQETPGDVPLARIQRLFSFRALGSGHFPQPEKESFQERLALIPSGVTVCVLALATLQPGTVGNTLLLTRLEKDSPPVSVQIPTGQNKLPLRSVLNEFDAIQKAQKENSSCTDKREWWTGRLALDHRMEVLIASLEKSVLGCWKGLLLPSSEDPSPAQEASRLQELLQECGWKYPDPTLLKIMLSGASALTPQDVQALAYGLCPTQPERAQELLNEAVGHLQGLTVPSNSHLVLVLDKDLQKLPWESMPSLQTLPVTRLPSFRFLLSYSIIKEYGASPVLSQGVDPRSTFYVLNPHNNLSSTEEQFRANFSSEAGWRGVVGEVPRPEQVQEALTKHDLYIYAGHGAGARFLDGQAVLRLSCRAVALLFGCSSAALAVHGNLEGAGIVLKYIMAGCPLFLGNLWDVTDRDIDRYTEALLQGWLGAGPGAPLLYYVNQARQAPRLKYLIGAAPIAYGLPVSLR, encoded by the exons ATGAGGAACTTCAAAGGAGTCAACTTTGGGACTCTGCTAAGCAGCCAGAAGGAGGCTGAAGAGTTGCTGCCTGACTTGAAG GAGTTCCTGTCCAACCCTCCAGCTGGTTTTCCCAGCAGCCGATCTGATGCTGAGAGGAGACAAGCTTGTGATGCCATCCTGAGGGCTTGCAACCAGCAGCTGACTGCTAAGCTAGCTTGCCCTAGGCATCTGGGGAGCCTGCTGGAGCTGGCAGAGCTGGCTTGTGATGGCTACTTGGTGTCTACCCCCCAGCGTCCTCCCCTCTACCTGGAACGAATTCTCTTCGTCTTATTGCGGAATGCTGCTGCACAAGGAAGCCCAGAGGCCACACTCCGCCTTGCTCAGCCCCTCCATGCCTGCTTGGTGCAGTGCTGTCGCCAGGCTGCTCCCCAGGACTATGAGGCCGTGGCTCGGGGCAGCTTTTCTCTGCTTTGGAAGGGGGCAGAAGCCCTGTTGGAACGGCGAGCTGCATTCACAGCTCGGCTGAAGGCCTTGAGCTTCCTAGTACTTTTGGAGGATGAAAGTACCCCTTGTGAGGTTCCTCACTTTGCCTCTCCAACAGCCTGTCGAGTGGTAGCTGCGCATCAGCTATTCGATGCCAGTGGCATTGGTCTAAATGAAGCAGATGCTGATTTCCTAGATGACCTGCTCTCCAGACACGTGATCAGAGCCTTGGTGGGTGAGAGAGGGAGCTCTTCTGGGCTGCTTTCTCCCCAGAGGGCCCTCTGCCTCTTGGAGCTCACCTTGGAACACTGCCGTCGCTTATGCTGGAGCTGCCACCATGACAAAGCCATCAGCGCAGTGGCAAAGGCTCATAGTTACTTAAGGAACACCAATCTAGCCCCTGGCCTTCAGCTCTGTCAGCTGGGGGTTAAGCTGCTGCAGGCTGGGGAGGAAGGACCTCAGGCAGTGGCCAAGCTTCTGATCAAGGCATCAGCTGTCCTGAGCAAGAGTATGGAGGCACCATCACCCCCGCTTCGGGCACTGTATGAGAGCTGCCAGTTCTTCCTTTCAGGCCTGGAACGAGGCACCAAGAGGCGCTATAGACTTGATGCCATTCTGAGCCTCTTTGCTTTTCTTGGAGGGTACTGCTCTCTTCTGCAGCAGCTGCGGGATGATGGT GTGTGTGGGGGCTCCTCCAAGCAACAGCAGTCTTTTCTTCAGATGTACTTTCAGGGACTTCACCTCTACACTGTGGTGGTTTATGACTTTGCCCAAGGCTGTCAG ATAGTTGATTTGACTGACCTGGCCCAACTAGTGGAGAGTTGCAAATCTACCGTTGTCTGGATGCTGGAGGCCTTAGAGGGCCTGTCGGGCCAGGAGCTGACGGACTACATAGGGATGACCG CTTCTTACACCAGTAACTTGGCCTACAGCTTCTATAGTCACAAGCTCTATGCCGAGGCCTGTGCCATCTCTGAGCCGCTCTGTCAGCACCTGGGTTTGGTGAAGCCAGGCACTTATCCTGAGGTGCCTCCTGAGAAG TTGCACAGGTGCTTCCGGCTACAAGTAGAGAGTTTGAAGAAACTGGGTAAACAAGCCCAGGGCTGCAAGATGGTGACTTTATGGCTGGCAGCCCTGCAACCCTGTAGCCCTGAACACATGGCTGAGCCAGTCACTTTCTGGGTTCGGGTCAAGATGGATGCGTCCAGGGCTGGAGACAAGGAGCTACAGCTAAA GACTCTGCGAGACAGCCTAAGTGGCTGGGACCGGGAGACCCTGGCCTTCCTGCTGAGGGAGGAGCTGCAGGCCTACAAGTCAGTGCGGGCTGACACTGGACAGGAACGCTTCAACATCATCTGTGACCTCCTGGAGCTGAGCCCTGAGGAGACACCAGCCGGGGCCTGGGCACGAGCCACCCACCTGGTAGAACTAGCTCAGGTGCTCTGCTACCACGACTTTGCCCAGCAGACCAACTG CTCTGCTCTGGATGCTGTCCGGGAAGCCCTGCAGCTTCTGGAGTCTGTGAGACCTGAGGCCCAGGCCAGAGATCAGCTTCTGGATGATAAAGCACAGGCCTTGCTGTGGCTTTACATCTGTACTCTGGAAGCCAAAATGCAGGAA GGTATTGAGCGGGATCGGAGAGCCCAGGCTCCTGGTAACTTGGAGGAATTTGAAGTCAATGACCTGAACTATGAAGATAAACTCCAGGAAGATCGTCTCCTATACAGTAACATTGCCTTCAACCTGGCTGCAGATGCTG CTCAGTCCAAATGCCTGGACCAAGCCCTGGCCCTGTGGAAGAAGCTGCTTACAAAGGGGCAGGCCCCAGCTGTACGGTGTCTCCAGCAGACAGCAGCCTCACTGCAGATCCTAGCAGCCCTCTACCAGCTGGTGGCAAAG CCCATGCAGGCTCTGGAGGTCCTCCTGCTGCTACGGATTGTCTCTGAGAGACTGAAGGACCACTCGAAGGCAGCTGGCTCCTCTTGCCACATCACCCAGCTCCTCCTGACCCTCGGCTGTCCCAGCTATGCCCAG TTATATCTGGAAGAGGCAGCATCGAGCCTGAAGCATCTCGATCAGACCACTGACACATACCTGCTCCTTTCCCTGACCTGTGATCTACTTCGAAGTCAACTCTACTGGACTCACCAGAAG GTGACCGAGGGTGTCTCTCTGCTACTGTCTGTGCTTCAGGATCCTGCCCTCCAGAAGTCCTCCAAGGCTTGGTACTTGCTGCGTGTCCAGGCCCTGCAGTTGGTGGCAGCTTACCTTAGCCTCCCGTCAGACAGCCTCTCACACTCCCTGTGGGAGCAGCTCTGTGCCCAAG GCTGGCAGACACCTGAGATAGCTCTCATAGACTCTCATAAGCTCCTCCGAAGCATCATCCTCCTGCTGATGGGCAGTGACATCCTCTCAACTCAGAAAGCAGCTGTGGAGACATCGTTTCTGGACTATG GTGAAAATCTGGTACAAAAATGGCAGGTTCTTTCAGAGGTGCTGAGCTGCTCAGAGAAGCTGGTCTGCCACCTGGGCCGCCTGGGTAGTGTGAGTGAAGCCAAGGCCTTTTGCTTGGAGGCCCTAAAACTTACAACAAAGCTGCAGATACCACGCCA GTGTGCCCTGTTCCTGGTGCTGAAGGGCGAGCTGGAGCTGGCCCGCAATGACATTGATCTCTGTCAGTCGGACCTGCAGCAGGTTCTGTTCTTGCTTGAGTCTTGCACAG AGTTTGGTGGGGTGACTCAGCACCTGGACTCTGTGAAGAAGGTCCACCtgcagaaggggaagcaacaGGCCCAGGTCCCCTGTCCTCCACAGCTCCCAGAGGAGGAGCTCTTCCTAAGAGGCCCTGCTCTAGAGCTGGTAGCCACTGTGGCCAAGGAGCCTGGCCCCATAGCACCTTCTACAAATTCCTCCCCAGACTTGAAAACCAAGCCCCAGCCCATACCCAACTTCCTGTCCCATTCACCCACCTGTGACTGCTCGCTGTGTGCCAGCCCTGTCCTCACAGCAGTCTGTCTGCGCTGGGTATTAGTCACGGCAGGGGTGAGGCTGGCCATGGGCCACCAGGCCCAGGGTCTGGATCTGCTGCAGGTCGTGCTGAAGGGCTGTCCTGAAGCCACCGAGCGCCTCACCCAAGCTCTCCAAGCTTCCCTGAATCATAAAACACCCCCCTCCTTGGTTCCAAGCCTCTTGGATGAGATCTTAGCTCAAGCATACATACTGTTGGCACTGGAGGGCCTGAGACAGCCATCAAACAAGACCCTGCAGAAGGTTCTAGAGTCAGGGCTGAAGTTTGTAGCAGCACGGATACCCCACCTGGAGCCCTGGCGAGCCAGCCTGCTCTTGATTTGGGCCCTCACAAAGCTAGCTGACCTCAGCTGCTGTACTACCGAACTTTTTGCAAGCTCCTGGGGCTGGTGGCCACCATTAATAAAAAGTGTCCCTGGCTCAGAGCCCTCTAAGACTCAGAGCCAAAAACGTTCTGGACGAGGGCGCCAACAGGTAGCCTCTGCTCCCCTGCGCCTCAATAATACCTCTCAGAAAGGTCTGGAAGGTAGAGGACCACCCTGCACACCTAGACCCCCAGGCCGGATCAGGCAAGCTGGCCCTCATGTCCCCTTCACCGTGTTTGAGGAAGTCTGCCCTACAAAGAGCACGCCTGAAGTTCCCCAGGCCCCCAGAGTACAACAGAGAGCCCAGACGCGCCTCAAG GTGAACTTCAATGAAGACAGTGACttggaagaccctgtctcagctGAGGCCTGGCTGGCAGAGGAACCTAAGAGACGGGGCACTGCTTCCCGGGGCCAGGGGCGAGCAAGGAACGTCCTGAGCCTAAAGACAGATGCTGTGGTTGCCCCAGGTAGTGCCCCTGGGAATCCTGGCCTGAGTGGCAGGAGCCGGAGGGCCAAGAAGGTGGCATCAAGACATTGTGAGGAGCAGCATCCCCAGAGGGCCAGTGACCAGGCCAGGCCTGGCCCTGAGATCATGAGGACCATCCCTGAGGAGGAACTGAATGACAACTGGAGAGAAATGAGCTTTGAGATCCTCAGGGCCTCTGATGGGGAAGACTCAGCCTCAG GTAGGAAGGCTCCAGCGCCGGACCCTGAGGCAGCTTCTGGAGAATGGGAGCTGCTGAGGCTGGATTCCAGCAAGAAGGAGCTGCCCAGCCCATGCCCAGACAAGGAGAGTGACAAGGACCTTGGTCCTCAGCTCCGGCTCCCCTCAGCCCCCATAGCCACTG GTCTTTCTACCCTGGACTCCATCTGTGACTCCCTGAGTGTTGCTTTCCGGGGCATTAGTCACTGTCCTCCTAGTGGGCTCTATGCCCACCTCTGCCGCTTCCTGGCCCTGTGCCTGGGCCACCGGGATCCCTATGCCACTGCTTTCCTTGTCACCGAGTCTGTCTCCATCACCTGTCGCCACCAGCTGCTCACCCACCTCCACAGACAACTCAG CAAGGCCCAGAAGTACCGAGGATCACTTGAAATAGCAGACCAGCTGCAGGGGCTGAGCCTTCAGGAGACGCCTGGAGATGTCCCCCTGGCCCGCATCCAGCGCCTCTTTTCCTTCAGGGCTTTGGGATCTGGCCACTTCCCCCAGCCTGAAAAGGAGAGTTTCCAGGAGCGCCTGGCTCTGATCCCCAGTG GGGTGACCGTGTGTGTGTTGGCCCTGGCCACCCTCCAGCCCGGAACCGTGGGCAACACCCTCCTATTGACCCGGCTGGAAAAGGACAGTCCCCCAGTCAGTGTGCAGATTCCCACTGGCCAGAACAAG CTTCCTCTGCGTTCAGTCCTGAATGAGTTTGATGCCATCCagaaggcacagaaagagaaCAGCAGCTGTACTGACAAGCGAGAATGGTGGACGGGGCGGCTGGCACTGGACCACAGGATGGAG GTTCTCATCGCTTCCCTAGAGAAGTCTGTGTTGGGCTGCTGGAAGGGGCTGCTGCTGCCGTCCAGTGAGgaccccagccctgcccaggagGCCTCCCGCCTACAGGAGCTGCTACAGGAATGTGGCTGGAAATATCCTGACCCCACTCTGCTGAAA ATCATGCTCAGTGGTGCCAGTGCCCTCACCCCTCAGGACGTTCAGGCCCTGGCCTACGGGCTGTGCCCAACCCAGCCAGAGCGAGCCCAGGAGCTCCTGAATGAGGCAGTAGGACATCTACAGGGCCTGACAGTACCAAGCAATAGCCACCTTGTCTTGGTCCTAGACAAG GACTTGCAGAAGCTGCCGTGGGAAAGCATGCCCAGCCTCCAGACACTGCCTGTCACCCGGCTGCCCTCCTTCCGCTTCCTACTCAGCTACTCCATCATCAAAGAG TATGGGGCCTCGCCAGTGCTGAGTCAAGGGGTGGATCCGCGAAGTACCTTCTATGTCCTGAACCCTCACAATAACCTGTCAAGCACAGAGGAGCAATTTCGAGCCAATTTCAGCAG TGAAGCTGGCTGGCGAGGAGTGGTTGGGGAGGTGCCGAGACCCGAACAGGTGCAGGAAGCCCTGACAAAGCATGATTTGTATAT CTATGCAGGGCATGGGGCTGGTGCCCGCTTCCTTGACGGGCAGGCTGTCCTGCGGCTGAGCTGCCGGGCAGTGGCCCTGCTGTTTGGCTGTAGCAGTGCGGCCCTGGCTGTGCATGGAAACCTGGAGGGGGCTGGCATCGTGCTCAAGTACATCATGGCTGGTTG cCCCTTGTTTCTGGGTAATCTCTGGGATGTGACTGATCGTGATATTGACCGCTACACGGAAGCTCTGCTGCAGGGCTGGCTTGGAGCAGGCCCGGGGGCTCCCCTTTTGTACTATGTAAACCAGGCCCGCCAGGCTCCCCGACTCAAGTATCTTATTGGGGCTGCACCTATAGCCTATGGCTTGCCTGTCTCTCTGCGGTAA